Proteins encoded by one window of Mycoplasma capricolum subsp. capricolum ATCC 27343:
- a CDS encoding DJ-1 family glyoxalase III — MKKIALYLNPGFEEIEAVTPCDVLKRAGILVDMISTTDNLEVKGSHNITIKADKLWKDLNINYYDGMILPGGSGVTSLFKNQTLIDNILEFNKQNKLIASICAAPQVIGQTRLLDNKTITHYPKCDLYLDKANVVNKPYVVDQNFITATSAGTSMQFSLAIVEYLLGKEKKEEIFKNLVIFG; from the coding sequence ATGAAAAAAATAGCATTGTATTTAAATCCTGGTTTTGAAGAAATTGAAGCAGTTACCCCATGTGATGTTTTAAAAAGGGCTGGAATTTTAGTTGATATGATTTCAACAACAGATAACTTAGAAGTAAAAGGTTCACACAATATTACTATTAAAGCTGACAAATTATGAAAAGATCTAAATATTAATTATTATGATGGAATGATTTTACCTGGTGGAAGTGGTGTTACTAGTTTATTTAAAAACCAAACTCTAATAGATAATATTTTAGAGTTTAATAAACAAAATAAATTAATTGCATCAATTTGTGCAGCTCCACAAGTAATTGGTCAAACTAGATTATTAGATAATAAAACAATCACTCATTATCCAAAATGTGATTTATATTTAGATAAAGCAAATGTAGTTAATAAACCTTATGTTGTTGATCAAAACTTTATAACAGCAACTAGTGCTGGAACAAGTATGCAATTTAGTTTGGCAATTGTTGAATATTTACTAGGAAAAGAAAAAAAAGAAGAAATTTTTAAAAATTTAGTAATTTTTGGTTAA